One segment of Pontibacter akesuensis DNA contains the following:
- the topA gene encoding type I DNA topoisomerase, producing the protein MIKNLVIVESPAKAKTIEGYLGKDFIVKSSFGHVRDLPKDNNAIDIPNGFKPTYVISSDKKDVVAQLRKLAKEAEMVWLASDDDREGEAISWHLSEALNLNDAKTRRIVFREITKSAILNAISTPRGIDMDLVNAQQARRILDRLVGFELSPVLWKKIKTGLSAGRVQSVAVRLVVEREREIERFNAESSFRITAAFDVQGRTLEAELPQKFKTEEEAQAFLQNCVGAEYKIENLEKKPLKRSPAPPFTTSTLQQEASRKLYFSVAQTMTVAQRLYEAGKISYMRTDSLNLSDEAIQGATREITRAFGEDFVKTRRFKTKSAGAQEAHEAIRPTDFSLMTGSSDRNEQRLYELIWKRAIASQMADAEIEKTTVTIGISTQPAQKLQATGEVIKFEGFLKVYIESKDDDEDGADDEVKGMLPPLSIGQSINLRQMLATQRYSRPAARYTEASLVKKLEELGIGRPSTYAPTISTVQKRGYVEKDSREGKERNFRVLTLKSDDISSQTKTEITGAEKNKLFPTDTAMVVNDFLIEHFPNVIDYSFTARVEAEFDEIAHGTKEWETMLDQFYQKFHKRIESSESINRADVSGARELGKDPVSGKTILAKLGRFGPYVQLGEENEETGEKPVYASLRKGQFIESLALEDALELFKLPRIVGVFEDKEMKAAIGRFGPYISHNSKFYSLPKTLDPLKVTAEEAVALIEAKRKADAEKLIKSFPENPDIQVLNGRYGPYIVAGKKNVKIPKDKEPSELTLEECVALADATPEKKGRGGFKKKGTDADKPAAEKKKAAPKAKAKAATTKKPAAKKPAAKKAPAKKKV; encoded by the coding sequence ATGATAAAAAACTTAGTCATAGTAGAGTCGCCTGCAAAGGCAAAAACGATAGAAGGATACTTAGGAAAAGACTTTATTGTAAAGTCCAGCTTCGGGCATGTGCGCGACTTGCCTAAAGATAATAACGCCATCGACATACCGAATGGCTTTAAACCAACTTATGTTATTTCCAGCGATAAAAAGGACGTGGTGGCGCAGCTGCGCAAGCTGGCCAAGGAGGCCGAGATGGTGTGGCTCGCATCGGACGACGACCGTGAGGGAGAAGCCATTTCCTGGCACCTGAGCGAAGCCCTGAACCTGAACGATGCCAAAACACGCCGCATCGTTTTCCGCGAGATCACCAAGAGCGCTATTCTTAATGCCATCAGCACCCCGCGTGGCATTGACATGGACCTGGTGAACGCGCAGCAGGCACGTCGCATACTTGACCGACTGGTGGGCTTTGAGCTGTCGCCGGTGCTCTGGAAAAAGATTAAAACAGGCCTTTCGGCCGGACGCGTGCAGTCGGTGGCGGTGCGCCTGGTGGTGGAGCGCGAGCGCGAGATAGAGCGGTTCAACGCCGAGTCTTCGTTCCGGATTACCGCTGCCTTTGATGTGCAGGGACGTACGCTGGAGGCCGAGTTGCCACAGAAATTCAAGACTGAGGAAGAAGCACAGGCCTTTCTGCAAAATTGCGTGGGCGCTGAGTATAAAATAGAGAACCTGGAGAAAAAGCCGCTCAAGCGCAGCCCTGCTCCGCCGTTCACCACCTCTACCCTGCAGCAGGAAGCCAGCCGCAAGCTATACTTTTCGGTGGCCCAAACCATGACGGTGGCACAGCGCCTGTACGAGGCGGGTAAGATCTCCTACATGCGTACCGACTCCCTAAACCTGTCTGATGAGGCGATACAGGGGGCTACGCGCGAAATCACCCGTGCCTTTGGAGAGGATTTCGTGAAAACACGCCGCTTTAAAACCAAGTCTGCCGGTGCGCAGGAAGCACACGAAGCCATTCGCCCGACTGATTTCTCCCTGATGACGGGCAGCAGCGACCGCAACGAGCAGCGCCTGTACGAGCTGATCTGGAAACGCGCCATTGCCTCCCAGATGGCAGACGCCGAGATCGAGAAAACCACTGTTACCATCGGCATCTCTACCCAGCCGGCGCAAAAACTGCAGGCCACAGGCGAGGTGATCAAGTTTGAGGGCTTCCTGAAAGTATACATTGAGTCGAAAGACGACGACGAGGATGGAGCCGACGACGAAGTGAAGGGTATGCTGCCGCCGCTAAGCATCGGCCAAAGTATAAACCTGCGCCAGATGCTGGCCACCCAGCGCTACTCCCGCCCTGCCGCCCGCTACACCGAAGCAAGTTTGGTGAAGAAGCTGGAGGAACTCGGGATCGGACGCCCGTCTACCTATGCGCCTACCATCTCGACAGTGCAAAAGCGCGGGTACGTAGAAAAGGACAGTCGCGAAGGCAAAGAACGTAATTTCCGGGTGCTGACGCTGAAAAGCGATGATATCTCCTCCCAAACCAAAACCGAGATCACGGGCGCAGAGAAAAACAAGCTCTTCCCGACGGATACGGCCATGGTGGTGAACGACTTCTTGATTGAGCACTTCCCGAACGTAATTGATTACTCCTTCACGGCACGCGTGGAAGCTGAGTTCGATGAGATCGCGCACGGCACCAAAGAGTGGGAAACGATGCTGGACCAGTTCTACCAGAAGTTCCACAAGCGCATCGAGTCAAGCGAGAGCATTAACCGGGCGGATGTATCGGGTGCGAGAGAATTGGGTAAAGACCCCGTATCAGGCAAAACCATACTTGCCAAGCTCGGCCGTTTCGGCCCTTATGTGCAGCTGGGTGAGGAGAACGAGGAAACGGGTGAAAAACCAGTATACGCCAGCCTGCGCAAAGGCCAGTTCATCGAGAGCCTGGCGCTGGAGGATGCGCTGGAACTGTTTAAGCTGCCACGCATTGTAGGCGTGTTTGAAGACAAAGAGATGAAAGCTGCCATCGGTCGCTTTGGTCCTTACATCAGCCATAACAGCAAGTTTTATTCGCTCCCGAAAACGCTGGACCCGCTGAAGGTGACGGCCGAGGAAGCGGTAGCCCTGATAGAGGCCAAGCGCAAAGCCGACGCCGAAAAGCTGATCAAGTCGTTCCCGGAAAACCCGGACATCCAGGTGCTGAACGGGCGCTACGGTCCTTACATTGTGGCAGGCAAAAAGAACGTGAAGATTCCGAAGGACAAGGAGCCGAGCGAACTGACGCTGGAGGAGTGCGTGGCACTTGCCGACGCCACTCCGGAGAAAAAAGGCCGCGGCGGCTTCAAGAAAAAAGGCACTGACGCCGATAAGCCAGCCGCTGAAAAGAAAAAGGCAGCCCCCAAAGCGAAGGCTAAAGCCGCTACCACTAAAAAGCCTGCTGCCAAAAAGCCGGCAGCTAAAAAAGCACCGGCCAAAAAGAAGGTATAA
- a CDS encoding SixA phosphatase family protein, whose translation MQRIVLLCRHAETEDPYPLQPDFERELTPHGQQQARAAGAWLREKFSKADAILASPATRANTTAQIIAGRLYFDKDRISYLPDLYNGRKSQLLKCLGELPDHVKQVLLVAHNPGITRLARELTEQQQLGYLDTADVLAVALELEQWQDIHATTGMLLTHYTEQVP comes from the coding sequence ATGCAAAGAATTGTACTACTCTGCCGCCACGCCGAAACAGAAGACCCTTATCCACTACAGCCCGACTTTGAACGGGAGCTTACGCCCCACGGGCAGCAGCAGGCCCGTGCCGCGGGTGCCTGGCTCCGCGAAAAGTTTAGCAAAGCCGATGCCATACTTGCCAGTCCGGCTACAAGAGCCAATACCACGGCGCAAATCATTGCCGGCCGCCTGTACTTCGACAAAGACCGCATCAGTTACCTGCCAGACCTTTACAACGGCCGCAAATCGCAGCTGCTGAAGTGCCTGGGCGAACTGCCCGACCATGTGAAGCAGGTACTACTGGTAGCGCACAACCCCGGCATCACGCGCCTTGCCCGCGAACTTACCGAGCAGCAGCAGCTTGGTTACCTCGACACGGCCGATGTGCTGGCCGTAGCGCTGGAACTGGAGCAGTGGCAGGATATCCATGCCACCACCGGCATGTTGCTTACTCACTATACGGAGCAAGTACCCTGA
- a CDS encoding ParA family protein, with amino-acid sequence MKTNVVAVINQKGGTGKTTTTINLGSALSKLGKKVLLLDLDPQSNLSYSLAVANPEATLADVFQGDKKLADILVEKDGLWIAPGSNELVDIEISLVTQPEREKFLKNIIAQMKGFDFVFIDCPPSLSVLTLNALTAAQEVLIPLQMEVLTLQGLDQIMNTVEKVQKTFNPKLKIKGIVVVMFDVRRKLSQEVLEYLHENVKHKVFKSQVRMNVKLAEAPSFGKSVLDYDASSNGARDYTALAAEYLQG; translated from the coding sequence ATGAAGACGAATGTAGTGGCCGTGATAAACCAGAAAGGCGGTACTGGCAAAACAACTACGACCATTAACCTCGGCAGCGCCCTTAGCAAACTAGGCAAGAAAGTGCTGCTGCTCGACCTGGATCCTCAGAGTAATCTGTCCTATTCCCTGGCTGTTGCCAATCCGGAAGCCACGCTCGCCGATGTGTTTCAGGGCGACAAAAAGTTGGCCGATATTCTGGTGGAAAAGGACGGGTTGTGGATCGCGCCCGGCTCCAATGAGCTGGTTGATATTGAGATCTCTCTTGTAACGCAGCCTGAGCGCGAGAAATTCCTTAAAAATATCATCGCCCAAATGAAAGGATTTGATTTTGTGTTCATTGATTGTCCGCCTTCCCTGTCGGTGCTTACCCTGAACGCGCTGACGGCGGCACAGGAGGTGCTCATACCCTTGCAGATGGAGGTGCTCACGCTGCAGGGCCTCGATCAGATCATGAACACCGTGGAAAAGGTGCAAAAAACATTCAACCCCAAACTAAAGATAAAGGGCATCGTAGTGGTGATGTTTGATGTGCGCCGCAAGCTAAGCCAGGAGGTGCTGGAGTACCTGCACGAGAACGTGAAGCATAAAGTTTTTAAAAGCCAGGTGCGCATGAATGTGAAGCTGGCAGAGGCGCCGTCGTTTGGCAAAAGCGTGCTGGATTACGATGCCTCCTCTAACGGCGCCAGAGATTACACGGCGCTGGCAGCGGAATACCTGCAGGGCTAA
- a CDS encoding HAMP domain-containing protein: protein MALGKNMKLSKEKLISDVEAKEETKNAPIAKEGASGAKTSVPDAPAATAAAPAKDKPAKPGSLPKPDAGASPNGKDKKPELLPNSPEYINEQLNKVLYALDAFKKGDVSVRLTKQNNDIFADIAEAYNSMVEMIGGVGGEVSRISKVAGVEGNLKARASAENASGFWKDMINNINGLVDSIAVPVLEVGKVLKNISRGNLDETFQIPVSGDFKVMAETINRTIDNLNLFAGEVTRVALEVGTEGKLGGQASVPNVAGVWKDLTDNVNTMASNLTSQIRDISNVATAVAKGNLAQKVSVDVRGEFAQLKDNVNQMVDSLNVFADEVTRVAREVGTEGRLGGQAKVPNVGGVWKDLTDNVNTMASNLTAQMRDIANVATAVAKGDLTQKITVNVKGEIADLKDIINQMVDSLNIFAGEVTRVAREVGTEGKLGGQATVPRVEGTWKELTDNVNLMASNLTSQVRDIANVATAVAKGDLTQKVSVDVKGELGDLKDILNEMVDRLNVFGAEVTRVAREVGTEGILGGQANVPNVAGIWKELTDNVNYMASNLTSQVRDIANVATAVAKGDLTQKITVNVRGELAELKVNINQMVDSLNIFADEVTRVAREVGTEGKLGGQASVPNVGGVWKELTDNVNTMANNLTSQVRDIADVATAVVRGDLTQKITVNVKGEMAELKENINQLVDYLNIFAGEVTRVALEVGTEGRLGGQANVPNVAGVWKDLTDNVNTMASNLTTQVRGIAKVATGVAKGDLTQKITVEARGEIAELKENINFMVDSLNIFGDEVTRVAREVGTEGKLGGQASVPNVAGTWKDLTDNVNSMASNLTSQVRDIAKVATAVAKGDLTQKVSVEARGEILDLKENLNQMVDSLNIFADEVTRVAREVGTEGRLGGQANVPKVRGTWKELTDNVNTMASNLTSQVRDIAKVATAVAKGDLTQKVSVDVKGELGELKENINRMVDSLNIFAGEVTRVALEVGTEGRLGGQAAVPNVAGVWKDLTDNVNTMATNLTTQVRGIVKVVTAVSKGDLTQKLTLEAKGEVAELAETINTMVVDLNRLAGEVSRVARVAGVEGKLTERATLQGVGGSWKELVDTLNDLLESIVTPVLEVSRVVRGISEGDLTQKVESHTAGDILDMANALNLAVDNLNALLGEINDSSLVVGASSEEMADKGLEMNKVTLDVALAMQQMAEGAQNQALKTDQAFKLIEEIMKATKETANRAEVVNKSAKVGEETSQLGLKTVAEVVKNMEEISSSASLTSKTIEVLSTRSQEISKSLSVITDIAAQTNLLALNAAIEAARAGEAGRGFAVVAEEIRKLAEGSRKSASEIATLVEDVKKDTASAATAISTMEGRVSKGKNATFEASGAFKNIASSSGETLRTAQDILTATEVQKSSIGDVVKYVEEVVAIAEQTASGTQQVASTAKQLSGSMQELTSSSQNLNDIAADLQVSISAFKLIDGNLVFKNKRTLLTTAVNQRNERNHTGNTRLATRSLNTKPNGSLTKGDSKS from the coding sequence ATGGCCTTAGGTAAAAATATGAAGTTGAGCAAAGAGAAGCTCATCAGTGACGTGGAAGCCAAAGAAGAGACAAAAAATGCCCCAATAGCGAAGGAAGGGGCCTCCGGAGCCAAAACATCGGTGCCTGATGCGCCGGCCGCTACAGCCGCAGCGCCAGCAAAAGATAAACCAGCCAAGCCTGGCAGCCTCCCGAAGCCGGATGCCGGAGCCTCTCCCAACGGAAAGGACAAAAAGCCTGAACTGCTTCCAAACAGCCCCGAGTACATCAACGAGCAGCTGAACAAGGTGCTTTATGCCCTGGACGCCTTCAAAAAAGGGGATGTATCCGTGCGCCTTACAAAGCAGAACAACGATATTTTCGCAGACATCGCAGAAGCCTACAACTCCATGGTGGAGATGATTGGTGGTGTGGGTGGTGAGGTATCACGCATCTCGAAGGTGGCAGGAGTGGAGGGTAACCTGAAAGCCCGTGCCTCTGCCGAGAATGCCTCCGGGTTCTGGAAAGACATGATCAATAACATCAACGGCCTGGTGGATTCCATCGCGGTTCCGGTGTTGGAAGTAGGAAAAGTACTTAAGAACATCTCTCGCGGTAATTTGGATGAAACTTTCCAGATCCCGGTGTCAGGTGACTTTAAAGTGATGGCGGAAACCATCAACCGCACTATCGATAACCTGAACCTGTTTGCAGGAGAGGTAACGCGTGTGGCCTTGGAAGTGGGTACCGAGGGTAAATTGGGCGGACAGGCAAGCGTGCCAAACGTGGCGGGGGTTTGGAAGGACCTTACTGATAACGTGAACACGATGGCCAGCAACCTGACCAGCCAGATCCGTGACATCTCGAACGTGGCGACAGCGGTGGCGAAAGGTAACCTGGCCCAGAAAGTATCGGTGGATGTGCGCGGTGAGTTTGCCCAGTTAAAGGACAACGTGAACCAGATGGTGGACTCGCTGAACGTGTTTGCCGACGAAGTAACGCGTGTGGCACGTGAGGTAGGTACGGAAGGACGCCTTGGCGGACAAGCCAAAGTGCCGAACGTAGGCGGTGTTTGGAAGGACCTGACCGACAACGTGAACACCATGGCCAGCAACTTAACAGCTCAGATGCGCGACATTGCGAATGTGGCCACAGCTGTTGCAAAAGGTGACCTTACACAGAAAATCACAGTTAATGTAAAAGGCGAGATAGCCGACCTGAAAGACATCATCAACCAGATGGTGGACTCCCTGAACATTTTTGCCGGTGAGGTAACCCGCGTTGCCCGTGAAGTGGGTACCGAGGGTAAACTGGGCGGACAGGCAACAGTACCAAGAGTAGAAGGAACCTGGAAAGAGCTGACGGACAACGTGAACCTGATGGCTTCTAACCTGACATCGCAGGTGCGTGACATTGCCAATGTGGCAACCGCCGTGGCGAAAGGTGACTTGACCCAGAAGGTATCCGTGGACGTGAAAGGCGAACTGGGGGACCTGAAGGATATATTGAATGAAATGGTGGACCGACTGAATGTGTTTGGCGCGGAAGTAACGCGTGTGGCACGTGAGGTGGGCACTGAAGGAATATTGGGCGGTCAGGCAAACGTGCCGAACGTGGCAGGTATCTGGAAAGAATTGACGGACAATGTGAACTACATGGCCAGCAACCTGACCAGCCAGGTGCGTGATATTGCCAACGTAGCAACGGCGGTAGCGAAGGGCGACCTGACCCAGAAGATAACAGTAAACGTGCGCGGTGAGTTAGCCGAGTTGAAAGTGAACATCAACCAAATGGTGGACTCGCTGAACATCTTCGCTGACGAGGTAACCAGAGTGGCGCGTGAAGTGGGTACTGAGGGTAAACTGGGCGGACAGGCAAGTGTGCCGAATGTGGGTGGTGTTTGGAAAGAACTCACTGACAACGTGAACACCATGGCCAACAACCTGACCTCGCAGGTACGTGATATCGCCGATGTGGCGACTGCCGTTGTGCGCGGTGACCTGACCCAGAAGATCACTGTAAACGTGAAAGGTGAGATGGCTGAGCTGAAGGAAAACATCAACCAGCTGGTAGATTACCTGAACATATTTGCCGGTGAGGTAACCCGTGTTGCACTAGAAGTAGGAACAGAAGGACGCCTGGGTGGCCAGGCCAACGTGCCGAACGTAGCGGGGGTTTGGAAAGACCTGACCGACAACGTGAACACGATGGCTTCTAACCTGACAACTCAGGTGCGCGGTATCGCCAAAGTAGCAACAGGTGTTGCAAAAGGCGACCTGACCCAGAAGATCACAGTAGAGGCCCGTGGTGAGATCGCGGAGCTGAAAGAGAACATCAACTTCATGGTGGACTCGCTGAACATATTTGGTGACGAGGTAACGCGTGTGGCACGTGAGGTAGGAACCGAGGGTAAACTAGGCGGACAGGCAAGTGTGCCAAACGTAGCTGGAACTTGGAAGGACCTGACCGATAACGTGAACTCCATGGCTTCCAACCTGACTTCTCAGGTACGAGACATTGCCAAAGTAGCGACTGCGGTGGCGAAAGGTGACCTGACCCAGAAAGTGTCGGTGGAAGCACGCGGCGAAATCCTGGACCTGAAGGAGAACCTGAACCAGATGGTGGATTCCCTGAACATCTTCGCTGACGAGGTAACGCGAGTTGCCCGCGAAGTGGGTACGGAAGGACGCTTGGGCGGCCAGGCCAACGTGCCGAAAGTACGCGGTACCTGGAAAGAACTCACCGACAACGTAAATACCATGGCAAGCAACCTGACTTCTCAGGTGCGCGACATTGCCAAAGTAGCAACGGCCGTAGCGAAGGGTGATTTGACCCAGAAAGTGTCTGTGGATGTGAAAGGTGAGCTTGGTGAGTTGAAGGAAAACATCAACCGCATGGTGGACTCGCTCAACATCTTCGCCGGTGAGGTAACCAGAGTGGCACTTGAAGTGGGTACAGAAGGACGCTTGGGTGGCCAGGCAGCAGTACCAAACGTGGCCGGTGTATGGAAAGACCTCACAGACAATGTGAATACCATGGCTACCAACCTGACTACGCAGGTGCGTGGTATCGTGAAAGTAGTAACGGCGGTATCGAAAGGTGACCTGACACAGAAACTGACACTCGAAGCAAAAGGCGAGGTGGCCGAACTGGCTGAAACGATCAACACCATGGTGGTGGACCTGAACCGCCTGGCGGGTGAGGTTAGCCGTGTGGCTAGAGTTGCCGGTGTGGAAGGAAAACTGACTGAGCGTGCGACACTGCAAGGGGTAGGCGGTAGCTGGAAAGAACTGGTAGATACCCTGAACGACCTGCTGGAGTCCATCGTGACGCCGGTACTGGAAGTATCCAGAGTAGTGCGCGGTATATCCGAAGGTGACCTGACACAGAAAGTAGAAAGCCATACAGCCGGTGATATTCTGGACATGGCCAATGCCCTGAACCTTGCCGTTGACAACCTGAATGCGCTGCTTGGAGAGATAAACGATTCCTCGCTCGTAGTTGGAGCTTCCTCTGAAGAGATGGCTGATAAAGGCCTGGAGATGAACAAGGTAACGCTGGATGTGGCCCTTGCGATGCAGCAGATGGCGGAAGGTGCCCAAAACCAGGCCCTCAAAACAGACCAGGCCTTCAAACTGATTGAAGAGATCATGAAGGCAACCAAAGAGACAGCAAATCGGGCTGAGGTAGTGAACAAGTCGGCCAAGGTGGGTGAGGAAACCTCGCAGCTGGGTCTGAAGACTGTAGCCGAAGTGGTGAAGAACATGGAAGAAATTTCCAGCTCTGCATCGCTTACCTCAAAAACGATTGAAGTACTGAGCACGCGTTCGCAGGAGATTTCAAAGTCTCTAAGCGTGATCACGGATATTGCCGCACAGACAAACCTTCTCGCCCTGAACGCCGCCATTGAGGCAGCACGTGCAGGAGAGGCAGGCCGCGGTTTTGCCGTGGTAGCTGAAGAAATACGAAAGCTGGCCGAGGGTTCGCGCAAGTCGGCAAGTGAGATTGCCACACTGGTAGAAGACGTGAAGAAAGACACGGCCTCTGCCGCCACGGCGATCTCGACCATGGAAGGACGTGTATCGAAAGGTAAGAATGCAACATTTGAGGCATCCGGCGCCTTCAAAAACATTGCCTCCTCCAGTGGGGAAACGCTTCGTACGGCACAGGACATCTTAACGGCAACGGAAGTACAGAAATCATCGATCGGTGACGTAGTGAAGTATGTGGAAGAAGTGGTTGCCATTGCCGAGCAAACAGCGTCCGGCACGCAGCAGGTAGCCAGCACAGCCAAGCAACTGTCAGGCTCGATGCAGGAACTTACCTCGTCGTCTCAGAACCTGAACGACATTGCCGCTGACCTGCAGGTGAGTATTTCAGCCTTCAAGCTGATAGACGGAAACCTTGTTTTCAAAAACAAAAGGACGCTGCTGACGACTGCCGTAAACCAGCGAAACGAGCGCAACCATACGGGTAACACCAGGTTGGCAACACGTTCGCTGAACACAAAGCCAAACGGATCTTTGACGAAAGGTGATTCGAAATCATAA
- a CDS encoding chemotaxis protein CheW produces MAKESTKKVEVEEADNATAPAAAAKDTPNTVEAAKEQVAPEMVHLIVFKLGTEEYAIKIDQVKEVTITPAITRMPRTPDFVKGVANIRGDIIAIMDMERRFGIRPAELAEGLNPNISYTLVIEAKDYNIGVEVREVPQSLNLAVKKIDRAPSFLQDVSISDNFIEGIAKIDSRLIIVLDMHKILTQDEINQLPNA; encoded by the coding sequence ATGGCGAAGGAATCAACTAAAAAAGTGGAGGTGGAAGAAGCTGATAACGCAACTGCACCGGCAGCTGCGGCAAAAGACACTCCAAATACGGTAGAGGCCGCCAAAGAACAGGTAGCCCCGGAGATGGTGCACCTGATCGTGTTCAAGCTAGGCACAGAGGAGTACGCCATCAAGATTGACCAGGTAAAGGAAGTGACCATCACGCCTGCCATTACGCGAATGCCCCGCACACCGGACTTTGTGAAAGGGGTAGCCAACATCCGTGGGGATATCATAGCCATCATGGACATGGAGCGGCGCTTTGGGATCAGGCCAGCCGAATTGGCGGAAGGCCTGAATCCAAATATTTCCTATACGCTGGTGATAGAAGCGAAGGACTATAATATCGGTGTGGAGGTGAGAGAGGTGCCGCAGTCGCTGAACCTTGCGGTGAAAAAGATTGACCGCGCGCCATCGTTTTTACAGGATGTAAGTATAAGCGATAACTTTATTGAGGGAATCGCAAAGATTGACAGCCGATTGATTATCGTGCTGGACATGCACAAGATCCTGACACAGGATGAGATAAACCAGCTTCCAAACGCATAA
- a CDS encoding response regulator, translating into MKRILIVDDSFYMRTMLKNMLTDAGYEVVGEAPNGQTALELAKETKPDLVTLDVILPDNTGLDVLKGIRADNPEQKVIIVSAVGQEVIVNEAMEYGAKSYIVKPFSEEKVLEVVSKVLAE; encoded by the coding sequence ATGAAAAGAATATTGATTGTAGACGACTCGTTCTACATGCGCACCATGTTAAAAAACATGCTCACCGATGCCGGTTACGAGGTAGTTGGAGAGGCTCCAAACGGACAGACAGCTTTAGAACTGGCAAAGGAAACCAAGCCTGATCTGGTGACGCTGGACGTGATTCTGCCTGATAATACGGGGCTTGATGTGCTGAAAGGCATCCGGGCTGATAACCCGGAGCAGAAGGTGATTATTGTAAGCGCTGTAGGCCAGGAGGTTATCGTGAACGAAGCTATGGAATATGGTGCGAAATCATACATTGTAAAGCCTTTTTCTGAGGAGAAAGTGCTGGAGGTGGTAAGCAAAGTGTTGGCTGAGTAG
- a CDS encoding chemotaxis protein CheB: MSLKVLIAEKSSYCRLVLQDIIGSEADLQVQDLAADGEMLMQQLAMHKPDMVVLDYELPMNENLLILKRIFSEVPVPVLLLVPGENLTLELLKEAVALGVYAVVQKPSRGFYINYRSIAPDLLLKVRAVQGTEIYNTQQRLLELQQEMILRPAQPAKRQTLTATTVIVIGASTGGTQAVESIIRQLAPDLQACVLIALHLPEKFTRSFTKRLQSLTQLSVAEGKEGQLLKPGKIFVAPGGRNMEVQTVMGSAANLRIGFNQDQAVLIDQPSIDLLMKSIANTKVEHVVGVILTGMGKDGTQGAASIISRGGVMVAQDEGTAAIFGMARSAIESGYINKVLPLQEIPHFLNLYVAGQQQVSATDSTYEIERTGV, translated from the coding sequence ATGTCGTTAAAAGTTCTGATCGCAGAGAAATCAAGCTACTGCAGACTTGTGCTGCAGGATATTATCGGCTCCGAAGCAGATTTGCAGGTACAGGACCTTGCAGCTGACGGGGAAATGCTGATGCAGCAGCTCGCCATGCACAAACCGGATATGGTGGTGCTGGACTACGAGCTGCCGATGAATGAAAACCTGCTCATCCTGAAGCGCATTTTCAGTGAAGTGCCGGTGCCGGTGCTGCTGCTGGTGCCAGGAGAGAACCTGACACTGGAGTTGCTGAAGGAGGCGGTGGCATTGGGCGTGTACGCCGTGGTGCAGAAACCGAGCAGGGGCTTTTACATCAATTACAGAAGTATAGCGCCGGATTTGCTTTTGAAGGTACGGGCTGTGCAGGGAACGGAAATTTACAACACGCAGCAGCGGCTGCTGGAGCTGCAGCAGGAAATGATCCTGAGGCCCGCCCAGCCAGCAAAGCGACAGACACTTACAGCCACCACCGTCATTGTGATTGGTGCTTCAACAGGAGGCACGCAGGCAGTGGAAAGCATCATCAGGCAACTGGCGCCGGACCTGCAGGCATGCGTGCTGATTGCGCTGCACCTGCCGGAAAAGTTTACCAGGTCCTTTACCAAGCGACTGCAGTCGCTGACGCAGCTAAGTGTGGCCGAGGGCAAGGAAGGACAGTTGCTGAAGCCGGGAAAGATCTTTGTGGCTCCTGGCGGCCGAAACATGGAAGTACAGACGGTGATGGGCAGTGCGGCTAACCTTAGGATTGGCTTTAACCAGGACCAGGCAGTGTTGATCGATCAGCCAAGTATAGACCTGCTGATGAAGTCCATTGCCAATACCAAGGTGGAGCACGTTGTGGGGGTGATTTTAACAGGCATGGGAAAGGATGGCACACAGGGTGCCGCCAGCATCATCAGCCGGGGAGGCGTAATGGTAGCACAGGACGAGGGTACCGCCGCAATTTTCGGCATGGCCCGTTCTGCTATTGAGAGCGGATACATAAACAAAGTGCTGCCTTTGCAGGAAATACCGCATTTCCTGAACCTGTATGTGGCAGGGCAGCAGCAGGTCAGTGCAACTGACAGCACCTATGAAATCGAGAGAACAGGAGTATAA